The following DNA comes from Microcella sp..
CGCGTCGAGCACGAGGGCTCGTACGCCGTCATCGCGTCGAAGGGCGGAGCGCCCGAGAACCCCGTGTGGCACCACAACCTGCTGGCCGAGTCGCTGTGCGAGTTGCACGACATGGCCTCGAAGCGCGACTACCGCGCGCGGCTCGTCGAGGGCGACGAGCGTGCGATCTGGTGGGCTCGGGCGTGCGCGGTCTGGCCCGACTACGAGCAGTACCAGCAGAAGACCGCCCGCCAGATTCCGGTCTGGGTGCTCGACCCGATCTAGCTGCGCGTCGGCCCCAGATTAACCCCATATCG
Coding sequences within:
- a CDS encoding nitroreductase family deazaflavin-dependent oxidoreductase, with amino-acid sequence MPLTGEYAPSTSAWAREQAELYERTNGAEGNDLRGRKIIVLTTLGAKTGKLRKTALMRVEHEGSYAVIASKGGAPENPVWHHNLLAESLCELHDMASKRDYRARLVEGDERAIWWARACAVWPDYEQYQQKTARQIPVWVLDPI